A region of Pyxidicoccus parkwaysis DNA encodes the following proteins:
- a CDS encoding chemotaxis protein CheW, producing the protein MSDTPNPSVNAQVRRLSVQERLSELEAEQARLRRELVTLAGELRLPGMYLTIDAASTSALLAADSVQEVVRLVELEPLQGAPPHIAGTFIYRGSPAVVVDLAALLGVRRVPDLDAHLVICKGARTVAVLVDRVRDLVEAPVLVDGTPDGTTPLPWDATGLMAGLCRTPEGVRPLLRTSAVLVGSEGS; encoded by the coding sequence ATGTCCGACACCCCCAACCCTTCCGTGAATGCCCAGGTCCGCCGGCTCTCGGTCCAGGAGCGGCTGAGCGAGCTGGAGGCCGAGCAGGCCCGGCTGCGTCGTGAGCTCGTGACGCTCGCGGGCGAGCTGCGACTGCCCGGCATGTACCTCACCATCGACGCCGCGAGCACCAGCGCGCTATTGGCCGCGGACTCCGTGCAGGAGGTGGTGCGCCTGGTGGAGCTGGAGCCGCTGCAGGGCGCGCCTCCGCACATCGCCGGGACGTTCATCTACCGGGGCAGCCCGGCGGTGGTGGTGGATCTGGCCGCGCTGCTGGGCGTGCGCCGCGTGCCGGACCTGGACGCGCACCTGGTCATCTGCAAGGGCGCGCGCACGGTGGCGGTGCTGGTGGACCGCGTGCGGGATTTGGTGGAGGCGCCCGTGCTGGTGGACGGGACGCCGGATGGCACGACGCCCCTGCCGTGGGATGCCACGGGGTTGATGGCGGGGCTGTGCCGCACGCCGGAGGGAGTCCGTCCGCTGCTGCGCACCTCGGCGGTGCTGGTGGGGTCGGAGGGGTCGTGA
- a CDS encoding TonB family protein: protein MINGDASNPEAPAGTGADPLIGRTLNGRFSILEPLGVGGMGKVYRALQAPLERVVALKVLNPSFPSSKDPGFQKRFLREASLTSKLRHPNTVTVIDYGQTDDGIYYIAMEYLDGRTLAQVLGQVGPLSWQRAISVAQQICRSLREAHSLGIVHRDLKPANIMLLNEQDQDLVKVLDFGLVKSVAAPQEGQISPEITQNGTFLGSPQYMAPEQARNVTDARSDVYSLGIVLYQMLMGRPPFIARDHIELIFAHYKEAPPTFQQVRPDIQVPPEIEAVVRRCLEKDPARRFQTMDEVLEGLREASMSAGGNSGIFKRPGGATTTGPYPSPALFASAGAAPEASGDTLAVDISVEVPREVKRARQRTLLTGGLVGLVVAGLIAGGAVFFMSKGKVEEPKPEPAAQAPATAPAAPVAAAAQEPAPTPGNGKVRFKLMSQPSGARVFYRGKERGTTPFTLEIPTGADGSVTVELTFALEGYQMETVVAGGSGEVVLSQKLQKRRGGSGGGRGGNIEVASAASATDEVDAAEPVATPGGMSAPVMLAPTTPPPPEPAPAPTAGAVGATAAATPAKGVTGGLAVPVLPTAALASARGDVLPYSDDMPRPEMIDQTKDIVYTREAMAAKAEGAMIVRCTITQKGRVEKCRIIKSVTYMEKPVLEALQSRTYKPILYQGHPVNVDYTFTMRLVAPRR from the coding sequence ATGATCAACGGCGACGCGTCGAACCCCGAGGCACCTGCTGGCACGGGCGCTGATCCGCTCATCGGACGGACCCTCAACGGACGCTTCAGCATCCTGGAGCCCCTCGGCGTCGGTGGCATGGGCAAGGTGTACCGCGCCCTGCAGGCCCCGCTGGAGCGCGTGGTGGCGCTCAAGGTGCTCAACCCCAGCTTCCCCAGCAGCAAGGATCCGGGGTTCCAGAAGCGCTTCCTGCGCGAGGCCTCGCTCACCTCGAAGCTGAGGCACCCCAACACCGTCACCGTCATCGACTACGGCCAGACGGACGACGGCATCTACTACATCGCCATGGAGTACCTGGACGGCCGCACGCTGGCCCAGGTGCTCGGTCAGGTGGGGCCGCTGTCGTGGCAGCGCGCCATCTCCGTGGCGCAGCAGATCTGCCGCTCGCTGCGCGAGGCGCACAGCCTGGGCATCGTCCACCGCGACCTGAAGCCGGCCAACATCATGCTCCTCAACGAGCAGGATCAGGACCTGGTGAAGGTGCTGGACTTCGGCCTCGTGAAGTCCGTGGCCGCGCCGCAGGAGGGGCAGATCTCCCCGGAGATCACCCAGAACGGCACCTTCCTCGGCTCGCCGCAGTACATGGCGCCCGAGCAGGCGCGCAACGTCACCGACGCGCGCAGCGACGTGTACTCGCTGGGCATCGTGCTCTACCAGATGCTGATGGGCCGCCCGCCGTTCATCGCGAGAGACCACATCGAGCTCATCTTCGCCCATTACAAGGAGGCCCCGCCCACCTTCCAGCAGGTGCGGCCGGACATCCAGGTGCCGCCGGAAATCGAGGCGGTGGTGCGGCGCTGCCTGGAGAAGGACCCGGCCAGGCGCTTCCAGACGATGGACGAGGTGCTGGAGGGCCTGCGCGAGGCCAGCATGTCCGCAGGCGGCAACAGCGGCATCTTCAAGCGCCCCGGCGGCGCGACGACGACGGGCCCCTACCCGTCTCCCGCGCTGTTCGCCAGCGCGGGTGCCGCGCCCGAGGCTTCCGGCGACACCCTCGCGGTGGACATCAGCGTGGAGGTGCCCCGCGAGGTGAAGCGCGCGCGCCAGCGCACGCTGCTGACGGGAGGCCTCGTCGGCCTCGTGGTGGCGGGCCTCATCGCCGGTGGCGCGGTGTTCTTCATGTCGAAGGGCAAGGTTGAGGAGCCCAAGCCGGAGCCGGCCGCCCAGGCGCCCGCGACGGCACCGGCAGCCCCCGTCGCGGCCGCCGCGCAGGAGCCGGCGCCCACGCCGGGCAACGGCAAGGTGCGCTTCAAGCTGATGAGCCAGCCGAGCGGCGCGCGCGTCTTCTACCGGGGCAAGGAGCGCGGCACGACGCCCTTCACGCTGGAGATTCCCACGGGCGCGGACGGCTCCGTCACGGTGGAGCTCACCTTCGCGCTCGAGGGCTACCAGATGGAGACCGTCGTCGCCGGCGGCTCCGGAGAGGTCGTGCTGTCCCAGAAGCTGCAGAAGCGGCGCGGCGGCAGCGGTGGTGGGCGCGGCGGCAACATCGAGGTGGCCTCGGCCGCCTCCGCGACGGACGAGGTGGACGCCGCCGAGCCGGTGGCCACGCCCGGCGGCATGTCCGCGCCGGTGATGCTGGCGCCCACGACGCCGCCTCCTCCCGAGCCCGCGCCCGCTCCTACCGCTGGCGCGGTCGGCGCCACCGCGGCGGCCACTCCGGCCAAGGGCGTGACGGGCGGCCTCGCGGTGCCCGTGCTGCCCACGGCGGCGCTGGCGTCCGCGCGCGGCGACGTGCTGCCCTACAGCGATGACATGCCCCGTCCGGAGATGATCGACCAGACGAAGGACATCGTCTACACGCGCGAGGCGATGGCGGCGAAGGCCGAGGGCGCGATGATTGTGCGCTGCACCATCACGCAGAAGGGCCGCGTGGAGAAGTGCCGCATCATCAAGTCGGTGACCTACATGGAGAAGCCGGTGCTGGAGGCGCTGCAGTCGCGCACGTACAAGCCCATCCTCTACCAGGGCCACCCGGTGAACGTGGACTACACCTTCACCATGCGGCTCGTGGCGCCTCGGCGCTGA
- a CDS encoding CheR family methyltransferase, giving the protein MSEGVLDDATLVRVEEVLRAACGLSLARSLRRSLETALTRASASRGLEPDEFLRHLLLRDAAAVESFIEHAVIGETYFFRHPEQLRALSRMAQAHAGPFFQVWSAGCASGEEPYSIAMALLAAGMPEGRFRVLATDVSGRALQRAREGTYGPWSLRRIEPDLEKRFMEARGEQLSVVPQVRRTVDFRRHNLAVDAPPVNGLAAIFCRNVLIYFPQELVRDVLTRFVEALAPGGLLFVSPAEVPLTNGLGLETVDAEGSVALRVPMPGWARPAAPAAVKVARPRLMTVPPRRVTPVPASLVESLTGGTEPAGRPDSSVVRWESPFSRSEASTLRQDSSVPRMGAPAIRDESPASRPVAPVAREETPATGEPLSRALEAARAGRFDEAEALAREAAKGLVPEAYLLLAMVAEGRGDLNGAVEAVRKALYLEPQLALGHATLVALYGRMDRREDAERARQNALRALDGLDDEQPLRGVETMTAGGLRQALVPRTQAGWQGAR; this is encoded by the coding sequence GTGAGCGAGGGGGTGCTCGACGATGCGACGCTCGTCCGCGTCGAGGAGGTGCTTCGGGCCGCGTGCGGCCTGTCGCTGGCGCGCAGCCTGCGCCGCTCGCTGGAGACGGCGCTGACGCGGGCCTCCGCGTCGCGCGGGCTGGAGCCGGACGAGTTCCTCCGCCACCTGCTGCTGCGCGATGCCGCGGCGGTGGAGAGCTTCATCGAGCACGCCGTCATCGGCGAGACGTACTTCTTCCGTCACCCGGAGCAGCTTCGCGCCCTGTCTCGGATGGCGCAGGCGCACGCGGGGCCCTTCTTCCAGGTGTGGAGCGCGGGCTGTGCGAGCGGCGAGGAGCCGTACAGCATCGCCATGGCGCTGCTCGCGGCGGGCATGCCCGAGGGGCGCTTCCGGGTGCTGGCCACCGACGTGTCCGGCCGGGCGCTGCAGCGGGCTCGCGAGGGCACGTACGGGCCGTGGTCGCTGCGTCGCATCGAGCCGGACCTGGAGAAGCGCTTCATGGAGGCGCGGGGGGAGCAGCTCTCCGTGGTGCCGCAGGTGCGGCGCACCGTGGACTTCCGGCGGCACAACCTCGCGGTGGACGCGCCGCCCGTGAATGGGCTCGCGGCCATCTTCTGCCGCAACGTCCTCATCTACTTCCCGCAGGAGCTGGTGCGCGACGTGCTCACGCGCTTCGTGGAGGCGCTGGCGCCGGGCGGGCTGCTCTTCGTGTCTCCCGCCGAGGTGCCGCTGACGAATGGCCTCGGGCTGGAGACGGTGGACGCCGAGGGCAGCGTGGCGCTGCGCGTGCCGATGCCCGGGTGGGCGCGTCCCGCCGCGCCGGCAGCGGTCAAGGTGGCGCGTCCGCGGCTCATGACCGTGCCACCGCGCCGGGTGACACCCGTGCCGGCCTCGCTCGTGGAATCGCTCACGGGGGGAACGGAGCCGGCGGGCCGCCCGGACTCGTCCGTTGTCCGCTGGGAGTCACCCTTCTCGCGCTCGGAGGCATCCACCCTTCGCCAGGACTCGTCCGTTCCTCGGATGGGCGCGCCCGCCATCCGCGATGAGTCCCCCGCCTCGCGGCCGGTCGCGCCCGTTGCGCGCGAGGAAACTCCGGCGACAGGGGAGCCGTTGAGCCGCGCCCTCGAAGCCGCTCGCGCGGGCCGCTTCGATGAGGCCGAGGCGCTGGCTCGGGAGGCTGCGAAGGGGTTGGTGCCGGAGGCGTACCTCCTGCTGGCGATGGTGGCCGAGGGACGGGGCGATTTGAACGGCGCGGTGGAGGCGGTGCGCAAGGCTCTGTATCTGGAGCCGCAGCTCGCGCTCGGACACGCGACGCTGGTGGCGCTCTACGGGCGGATGGACCGGCGCGAGGACGCGGAGCGTGCGCGGCAGAACGCCCTGCGCGCGCTGGACGGGCTCGACGACGAGCAGCCGCTGCGTGGGGTGGAGACGATGACCGCCGGAGGCCTGAGGCAGGCCCTGGTGCCAAGGACGCAGGCCGGATGGCAGGGCGCGCGCTGA